From Caldicellulosiruptor hydrothermalis 108, a single genomic window includes:
- the ispF gene encoding 2-C-methyl-D-erythritol 2,4-cyclodiphosphate synthase, with protein sequence MFKVGIGYDVHRFVEGRKLVLGGVEIPFEKGLLGHSDADVLIHAIIDAILGAMGENDIGKLFPDSNPKYKDISSLLLLKEVAKLLEEKNLKIVNIDSTVVSQRPKISPYTNEMKNKIADCLKIESTQVNIKGKTTEGLGFEGREEGISAYAVVLIYE encoded by the coding sequence ATGTTTAAAGTGGGAATTGGGTATGATGTTCACAGATTTGTCGAGGGAAGAAAACTTGTATTGGGCGGAGTTGAAATACCATTCGAAAAGGGACTTCTGGGACATTCAGATGCGGATGTTTTAATTCACGCCATAATTGATGCTATTCTTGGTGCTATGGGTGAAAATGATATTGGGAAACTTTTCCCTGACAGCAACCCAAAGTATAAAGACATTTCCAGCCTGCTTCTTTTAAAAGAAGTTGCAAAGCTTTTAGAAGAGAAAAACTTGAAAATAGTGAATATAGATTCTACGGTGGTTAGCCAAAGGCCCAAGATTTCTCCATATACTAATGAGATGAAAAATAAAATTGCAGATTGTCTCAAGATTGAAAGTACGCAGGTAAATATAAAAGGAAAAACAACTGAAGGATTGGGATTTGAAGGAAGAGAAGAAGGGATTTCAGCATATGCAGTTGTTTTGATTTACGAATAA
- a CDS encoding nucleotidyltransferase substrate binding protein, whose amino-acid sequence MKEVVEERSDNPLLYDGTIQRFEFTYELAWKLLKAYLEYQGIVSISSPRAVFKEAFSVGLIENQEKWLKMIEDRSLVVSTYDECIAKIIFDRIKSDYLPLLIELEEKLKG is encoded by the coding sequence TTGAAAGAAGTAGTAGAAGAAAGAAGCGATAATCCTCTTTTGTATGATGGTACTATTCAAAGATTTGAATTTACCTATGAGCTTGCCTGGAAATTATTGAAGGCGTATTTGGAATATCAAGGCATAGTAAGTATTTCTTCACCCAGAGCAGTTTTCAAAGAAGCATTTTCAGTGGGCTTGATTGAAAATCAAGAAAAATGGCTAAAGATGATTGAAGACAGGAGCTTGGTGGTCAGCACCTATGATGAGTGTATTGCTAAAATAATATTTGATAGAATAAAAAGTGATTACTTGCCATTATTGATAGAGCTTGAGGAAAAGTTGAAGGGCTGA
- a CDS encoding aspartate-semialdehyde dehydrogenase produces MAIVGATGMVGRTFLKVLEERNLPVEEYFLFASSRSAGTKVEFMEREYTVEELKEDSFDRGIDIALFSAGASTSLHFAPIAASKGCIVIDNSSAWRMEKDVPLVVPEVNPEDIKWHKGIIANPNCSTIQAVVVLKPLHDRYKIKRIVYSTYQAVSGAGYQGYLDLEEGLKGAPPKKFPYPIAGNVIPHIDVFLENGYTKEEMKMINETRKILHDDSIKITATTVRVPVFNGHSESINVEFEKQFDLEELKEILKSAPGVVVQDDPANLLYPMPIYVSGKDEVYVGRIRRDESVESGVNLWVVADNIRKGAATNAVQIAEKVIEYFFS; encoded by the coding sequence ATGGCAATAGTTGGCGCAACAGGCATGGTTGGAAGAACATTTTTAAAGGTTTTGGAAGAGAGAAATCTGCCGGTTGAAGAATATTTCCTCTTTGCATCAAGCAGGTCAGCAGGGACAAAAGTTGAGTTTATGGAAAGAGAATACACAGTTGAAGAGTTAAAAGAAGACTCATTTGACAGGGGCATTGACATTGCTTTGTTCTCTGCCGGTGCTTCAACATCTCTTCACTTTGCTCCAATTGCAGCATCAAAAGGCTGTATTGTAATTGACAACTCAAGTGCATGGCGTATGGAAAAGGATGTTCCTCTTGTTGTACCGGAGGTCAACCCTGAAGATATTAAATGGCACAAGGGAATTATTGCAAACCCTAACTGTTCAACCATCCAGGCAGTTGTTGTTTTAAAACCTTTGCATGACAGGTACAAAATAAAAAGGATTGTGTACTCAACATACCAGGCAGTTTCAGGTGCAGGATATCAAGGATATTTGGATTTAGAAGAAGGATTAAAAGGTGCTCCGCCAAAGAAGTTCCCATACCCAATTGCAGGAAATGTTATTCCTCATATTGACGTATTTTTAGAAAATGGATATACAAAAGAAGAGATGAAGATGATAAACGAGACAAGAAAGATTTTACATGATGACTCTATAAAGATTACTGCAACAACTGTGAGAGTGCCTGTTTTCAACGGTCACAGCGAATCAATAAATGTGGAGTTCGAAAAGCAGTTTGATTTAGAAGAGTTAAAAGAAATTCTCAAGAGTGCTCCAGGCGTGGTTGTTCAGGACGACCCTGCAAATCTTTTATATCCGATGCCAATTTATGTTTCTGGAAAAGATGAAGTATATGTTGGAAGAATCAGAAGAGATGAGTCTGTTGAAAGTGGGGTCAATCTATGGGTTGTTGCAGACAATATAAGAAAAGGAGCAGCAACAAATGCTGTTCAGATAGCTGAAAAGGTAATAGAATATTTCTTTAGCTAA
- the dapA gene encoding 4-hydroxy-tetrahydrodipicolinate synthase, giving the protein MALFKGSGVALITPFKDEESVDFETLGRLVDFHLEHKTDAIIVCGTTGEPSTMPDDEHLEVIRFVIDRVAGRKPVIAGVGSNHTKHAVYLSKKAQELGADGLLHVTPYYNKTTQKGLIEHFQRINEAVSIPIIVYNVPSRTGLNVLPETMKELAKLPNIKAIKEASGNITQVAEIAMLCPEIDIYSGNDDQIVPILSVGGIGVISVLANILPDETHDIVEYFLNGEIEKARQLQLKLLPIIKALFIEVNPIPVKEAMNMMGFNVGKPRLPLTTMTEKNREILKKALVDYGISVKE; this is encoded by the coding sequence ATGGCACTCTTTAAAGGTTCAGGTGTTGCCTTAATAACACCTTTTAAGGATGAAGAGAGTGTAGACTTTGAAACGCTTGGAAGACTTGTTGACTTTCATCTTGAACACAAGACAGATGCAATCATTGTATGTGGCACAACTGGAGAACCCTCAACAATGCCAGATGATGAGCATTTAGAAGTAATCAGATTTGTAATTGACAGGGTAGCTGGTAGAAAACCTGTTATTGCTGGTGTTGGTAGCAATCACACAAAACATGCCGTTTATCTTTCCAAAAAAGCACAGGAGCTTGGTGCAGATGGTCTTTTGCATGTAACACCATACTACAACAAGACAACTCAAAAAGGATTGATTGAACACTTTCAAAGAATAAATGAAGCTGTGTCAATTCCTATTATTGTTTACAACGTACCATCAAGAACAGGGCTAAATGTCTTACCAGAAACTATGAAAGAGCTTGCAAAACTGCCAAATATAAAAGCAATAAAAGAAGCAAGTGGCAACATCACACAGGTTGCTGAGATTGCTATGCTCTGTCCTGAAATTGATATCTATTCTGGAAACGACGACCAAATAGTACCCATTCTCTCTGTTGGTGGAATTGGCGTTATTTCAGTGCTGGCGAATATTCTACCTGATGAGACACATGACATTGTTGAATATTTCTTAAACGGTGAAATTGAAAAAGCAAGACAGCTTCAGCTAAAGCTTCTTCCAATAATCAAAGCACTCTTTATTGAGGTAAACCCAATCCCTGTTAAAGAAGCTATGAACATGATGGGATTTAATGTCGGAAAACCAAGGCTGCCGCTTACTACTATGACAGAAAAGAATAGAGAAATTCTCAAAAAAGCACTTGTTGACTATGGTATTTCGGTAAAGGAATGA
- the dapB gene encoding 4-hydroxy-tetrahydrodipicolinate reductase, whose translation MISILLNGCNGKMGQVVSRVAKNYDNIKIVAGVDLNTAKIFDYPVYKSPEEVVENFDVIIDFSLSEATMKILEFAKQKNKPVVIATTGFTSEQKSKIFECSKQIPIFWSANMSLGVNLVAELIQKAYKALGPSFDIEIIEKHHNQKIDSPSGTALMLADAINEIANNSYEYIYDRHTRRKKRQQNEIGIASIRGGTIVGEHSVIFAGPDEIIEIKHTALSKEIFANGAIKAAMFMIGKGAGIYNMKDLINSM comes from the coding sequence ATGATTAGCATTTTACTTAACGGTTGCAATGGTAAAATGGGTCAGGTTGTTAGCAGAGTTGCTAAGAACTATGATAATATCAAAATTGTTGCAGGGGTTGATTTAAATACAGCAAAAATCTTTGATTATCCGGTTTATAAAAGTCCTGAAGAAGTGGTTGAAAACTTTGATGTCATAATTGACTTTTCTCTTTCTGAAGCAACAATGAAAATACTTGAGTTTGCAAAGCAGAAAAACAAACCAGTTGTAATAGCAACAACAGGCTTTACATCTGAACAGAAATCCAAAATTTTTGAATGTTCAAAACAAATTCCTATTTTCTGGTCTGCCAATATGTCTTTGGGAGTAAATCTTGTTGCAGAGCTCATTCAAAAGGCTTACAAAGCTCTTGGTCCTTCATTTGATATTGAAATCATTGAAAAGCACCACAATCAGAAAATAGATTCACCTTCTGGCACAGCCCTTATGCTTGCTGATGCAATAAACGAGATTGCAAATAATTCTTATGAGTATATCTATGACAGGCATACAAGGAGAAAGAAAAGACAGCAAAACGAAATTGGAATTGCATCAATACGCGGTGGAACAATTGTGGGTGAGCACAGTGTTATTTTTGCCGGCCCTGATGAGATTATCGAGATAAAGCACACAGCACTTTCAAAAGAAATCTTTGCAAACGGGGCAATCAAGGCTGCAATGTTTATGATAGGCAAAGGCGCGGGTATATATAATATGAAAGATTTGATTAATTCAATGTGA
- a CDS encoding ACT domain-containing protein has product MKPVTNLNVTQNVAMITLDNVPNKIDLIASIFNEVANHGINIDMISQTAPYKGSINLSFSLDEENVPKAISALSKFKKEIPHLRIDIVSGLSKLSIFGEAMKDIPGVAASLFTTLAEAGVELKMVTTSEVDISYLIDQKDEEKAVQIIKERFDLK; this is encoded by the coding sequence TTGAAGCCTGTGACAAATTTAAATGTCACCCAGAACGTTGCAATGATAACCCTTGACAATGTCCCCAATAAAATTGATTTAATAGCCTCCATCTTTAATGAAGTGGCAAACCATGGAATAAATATTGATATGATAAGCCAAACAGCACCCTATAAAGGAAGTATAAATTTATCATTTAGCCTTGACGAAGAAAACGTACCAAAGGCAATATCAGCACTCAGCAAGTTCAAAAAAGAGATCCCTCACCTGAGAATTGATATCGTGTCGGGCTTGAGCAAGCTTTCTATCTTTGGTGAGGCAATGAAAGACATTCCGGGCGTTGCAGCATCACTTTTCACCACTTTGGCTGAAGCAGGTGTTGAGCTTAAGATGGTAACAACAAGTGAGGTTGACATATCATATTTGATTGACCAGAAAGATGAGGAAAAAGCTGTTCAGATTATAAAAGAAAGATTTGATTTAAAGTAG